The following proteins are co-located in the Streptococcus anginosus genome:
- a CDS encoding fructose-bisphosphatase class III: MEQYKRILLKEFDSKQKVITELINLEAILNLPKGTELYLSDIHGEFEAFDYILRTCAGNLNEKINDCFGEDLSKAEKDKLTLMIAYPQEVLSDDFLYPLKDKRWYGEIIQNLLTLLAFVAAKYTRSKVRKALPPQYAYVIEELLYTDRNLPDSNIYFETIQNYLIDLGEASQFISALAKVIRQLIIDHLHIVGDIFDRGAAADKVMNEIMAYHSVDIQWGNHDIIWMGAFFGSKECLLILLRIAARYGYLYDIERAYGLNLRPLVLFAEKTYSENAKFKPKLGKRSDSYSPKEILQLEKVHQALAIIQFKLENQLIKRRPEFDMAQHLTLDKIDYWEESILVEEKKHFLANTCFQTINPQQPDQLTAEEEEVVVTLLDSFQHSIQLKNHISFLMNKGSMYKIYNNHLLFHGCIPLEESGDFQPLQINEIRYTGKELLDFFEYHIRESSKNPEIQDDFSTDLIWYCWNGKLSPLFGKDKMTTLERYFIEDKETHVEKENPYFSYRNSAKICKLILEEFGLFSEDSRIVNGHTPVKTLKGESPIRGEGMLFVIDGGLCEAYQKKTGIAGYSLLNNSYGFQIVTHQPFQNVQKMIEKAVDLSSLKRVIEHVRERTLIKSTTIGQSLIEQQQELSALLHEFYD, translated from the coding sequence ATGGAGCAATACAAACGAATTTTATTAAAAGAGTTTGATTCCAAGCAAAAGGTCATTACAGAGTTAATCAATCTGGAAGCTATTTTAAATTTGCCAAAAGGGACAGAATTGTATCTTAGCGATATTCACGGTGAGTTTGAGGCTTTTGACTACATCTTAAGAACCTGTGCGGGGAATCTGAATGAAAAAATCAATGACTGCTTTGGAGAGGATTTATCAAAAGCGGAAAAAGACAAGCTGACCTTGATGATTGCTTACCCTCAGGAAGTTTTGAGCGATGATTTTCTTTATCCTTTGAAAGATAAAAGATGGTATGGAGAAATTATTCAAAACTTGTTGACTTTGCTAGCTTTTGTAGCAGCCAAATACACACGCTCTAAAGTAAGGAAAGCCTTGCCGCCACAATATGCTTATGTGATTGAAGAATTGCTCTATACAGATCGCAATCTGCCGGATAGTAATATTTATTTTGAAACGATTCAGAACTATTTGATTGATCTAGGCGAGGCAAGTCAGTTTATTTCGGCATTAGCAAAAGTAATTCGGCAGTTAATCATTGATCATCTTCATATAGTCGGCGATATTTTTGACCGAGGGGCAGCCGCAGATAAAGTAATGAATGAAATCATGGCTTATCATTCTGTTGATATTCAGTGGGGCAATCACGATATTATCTGGATGGGGGCTTTCTTCGGATCAAAAGAATGCTTGCTTATTCTCTTGCGAATAGCTGCTAGATATGGCTATCTTTACGATATTGAGAGAGCTTATGGTCTCAATCTAAGACCGCTCGTTCTTTTTGCCGAAAAGACTTATTCTGAAAATGCAAAGTTCAAACCAAAATTAGGAAAAAGAAGCGATAGCTATTCTCCTAAAGAAATCCTCCAGCTGGAAAAGGTTCACCAAGCACTAGCAATCATTCAGTTTAAATTGGAAAATCAACTGATTAAAAGGCGACCGGAGTTTGATATGGCTCAACATCTTACTCTTGATAAGATTGATTACTGGGAAGAGAGTATTCTAGTTGAAGAAAAGAAGCATTTTTTAGCTAATACTTGCTTTCAAACAATCAATCCTCAACAGCCAGATCAGCTAACAGCCGAGGAAGAAGAAGTGGTTGTTACTTTGCTGGATTCATTCCAGCATTCTATTCAGCTCAAGAACCACATTTCTTTTTTGATGAACAAGGGTTCCATGTATAAGATTTATAACAACCATCTCCTTTTTCATGGTTGCATTCCTTTGGAAGAATCTGGCGATTTTCAACCTTTGCAAATCAATGAAATTCGCTATACTGGCAAAGAATTGCTCGACTTTTTTGAATATCACATTCGAGAAAGTTCTAAAAATCCAGAGATTCAAGACGATTTCTCAACGGATCTTATCTGGTACTGTTGGAATGGAAAACTATCTCCCTTGTTTGGCAAGGACAAGATGACCACCTTAGAGCGTTATTTTATTGAGGATAAGGAAACGCACGTTGAAAAGGAAAATCCCTATTTCTCCTATCGGAATTCTGCTAAGATTTGCAAGTTGATTTTGGAAGAATTCGGGCTCTTTTCTGAAGATTCTAGGATTGTAAATGGGCATACACCTGTAAAAACATTGAAAGGCGAATCTCCAATCCGAGGAGAAGGCATGCTATTTGTCATTGACGGTGGGTTGTGTGAAGCCTACCAAAAGAAAACGGGAATTGCTGGTTATTCCTTGCTCAATAATTCATATGGTTTTCAAATTGTCACACACCAACCTTTTCAAAATGTGCAAAAAATGATTGAGAAGGCTGTAGATCTCTCATCATTGAAGAGAGTGATTGAACATGTCCGTGAGCGAACTTTGATAAAATCAACGACAATCGGACAAAGTCTCATCGAACAACAACAGGAACTATCTGCTCTCTTGCATGAATTTTATGATTAA